Proteins encoded within one genomic window of Microbacterium sp. LKL04:
- the groES gene encoding co-chaperone GroES: MSVSIKPLEDRIVIKQVEAEQTTASGLVIPDTAKEKPQEGEVVAVGPGRIDDNGNRVPLDVAVGDRVLYSKYGGTEVKFGADEFLVLSARDVLAVVVR; encoded by the coding sequence GTGTCGGTTTCCATCAAGCCGCTCGAAGACCGCATCGTCATCAAGCAGGTCGAGGCCGAGCAGACCACCGCAAGTGGCCTGGTCATCCCTGACACCGCCAAGGAGAAGCCCCAGGAGGGCGAGGTCGTGGCCGTGGGCCCCGGCCGCATCGACGACAACGGCAACCGCGTTCCGCTCGACGTCGCCGTCGGCGACCGCGTTCTGTACAGCAAGTACGGCGGCACCGAGGTCAAGTTCGGCGCCGACGAGTTCCTCGTGCTCTCGGCTCGCGACGTCCTCGCGGTCGTCGTCCGCTGA
- a CDS encoding class I SAM-dependent methyltransferase — protein sequence MEQAELTALLTPQGLRMVDAVGPLASTTEVAAAVSRLRAAGHSPDLVSAVVGQAHLRVRAAAKFGPFADRMLFTRAGLEQATRLEVAARHAGRFRDAGVQRVADLGCGIGGDALGLAGLGLDVLAVDADETTAALAAYNLAPFGEAVTIRSGLAEETDLDGWDAVWLDPARRTAGHSETSRTRPEDWSPSLEWAFALAERMPVGIKLGPGLDRDLIPDGVEAQWISVDGSTVELVLWSGSLRREGVRRSALVIRGGSAAELTAPADSPDEPVRELGAFLHEPEGAVIRARLIGEVARDLHAGMVADGIAYLTSDAALTNPFVQSFRVREVLPVKVPAINAALQANGIGTVEIKKRGVDVDPAQFRRKLTLRGDASATLILTRLGEGPKAKRVAVLADRV from the coding sequence ATGGAACAGGCCGAGCTGACCGCCCTCCTGACACCGCAGGGATTGCGCATGGTCGACGCGGTCGGACCCCTGGCATCCACCACCGAGGTCGCCGCCGCCGTCTCGCGTCTGCGCGCCGCGGGCCACTCCCCCGACCTGGTGTCCGCCGTCGTCGGACAGGCCCACCTGCGGGTGCGGGCCGCCGCGAAGTTCGGCCCGTTCGCGGACCGTATGCTCTTCACCCGAGCGGGACTCGAGCAGGCCACACGCCTCGAGGTCGCCGCGCGTCACGCGGGGCGATTCCGGGATGCCGGGGTGCAGCGCGTCGCGGACCTCGGCTGCGGCATCGGGGGCGATGCCCTCGGCCTGGCGGGCCTGGGGCTCGACGTCCTGGCCGTCGACGCGGATGAGACCACCGCAGCCCTGGCGGCCTACAACCTCGCACCGTTCGGCGAGGCGGTCACCATCCGGAGCGGCCTCGCCGAGGAGACCGACCTCGACGGCTGGGACGCCGTCTGGCTCGACCCGGCCCGCCGCACCGCGGGTCACTCCGAGACCTCGCGCACCCGGCCGGAGGACTGGTCGCCGTCGCTGGAGTGGGCTTTCGCACTGGCGGAGCGGATGCCGGTGGGCATCAAGCTCGGTCCGGGACTCGACCGCGACCTCATCCCCGACGGGGTGGAGGCGCAGTGGATCAGCGTCGACGGCTCGACCGTCGAGCTCGTGCTCTGGTCGGGGTCGCTGCGGCGCGAGGGTGTGCGGCGGTCGGCTCTCGTCATCCGCGGCGGGTCGGCAGCGGAGCTCACCGCCCCGGCCGACTCCCCCGATGAGCCGGTCCGCGAGCTCGGCGCGTTCCTCCACGAACCGGAGGGCGCGGTCATCCGCGCTCGCCTGATCGGCGAGGTGGCGCGGGACCTGCACGCAGGCATGGTCGCCGACGGCATCGCCTACCTGACGTCGGATGCCGCGCTGACGAATCCGTTCGTGCAGTCGTTCCGCGTGCGCGAGGTCCTGCCGGTGAAGGTGCCGGCGATCAACGCCGCCCTGCAGGCGAACGGGATCGGCACCGTCGAGATCAAGAAGCGCGGCGTGGATGTCGATCCGGCGCAGTTCCGCCGCAAGCTCACGCTGCGCGGAGACGCGTCGGCGACGCTCATCCTCACGCGACTCGGCGAGGGTCCGAAGGCGAAGCGAGTCGCGGTTCTGGCCGACCGGGTCTGA